A region of Cloacibacillus sp. DNA encodes the following proteins:
- the dpaL gene encoding diaminopropionate ammonia-lyase, translating to MESIKYAANNMRKSEDNGLEIMAPGNVKAARAFHESFPQYSVTPLAKLEKLAAFYGVKNLFVKDESYRFGLNAFKVLGGSFAIARYISQLTGRPIEELSYQKLTSPELKKEAGELTFFSATDGNHGRGVAWAANKLGQKSVIMMPKGSQKARFDNIQKEGALTTIEELNYDDCVRKAAEAASKTPGGVVVQDTAWDGYEEIPAWIMQGYGTMAMEADEQFTKATGAAPTHVFIQAGVGSLAGAVAGYFANIYPKNTPTFVVVESNKADCLYRSAAAGDGSIRIVDGDMQTIMAGLACGEPNTISWKILKDQAAAFVSLPDWAAADGMRVLGAPLANDTRVISGESGAAPAGLLHALMTDDAMEALRRELAIGSDSSILLFSTEGDTDPENYRRVVWDGAYSKNQ from the coding sequence ATGGAATCCATCAAATACGCGGCAAACAATATGCGAAAATCTGAGGACAACGGGCTTGAGATAATGGCGCCAGGCAACGTGAAGGCGGCGCGCGCCTTTCACGAGAGCTTCCCGCAGTATTCAGTGACGCCGCTTGCCAAGCTTGAGAAACTCGCGGCCTTTTACGGCGTCAAAAATTTATTCGTCAAAGACGAATCTTATCGTTTCGGGCTGAACGCCTTCAAGGTGCTTGGCGGCTCCTTCGCCATAGCGCGTTACATCTCACAGCTTACAGGACGCCCCATTGAGGAGCTCTCCTATCAAAAACTTACCTCGCCCGAGCTAAAAAAAGAGGCGGGAGAGCTTACCTTTTTCTCAGCGACAGACGGCAACCACGGGCGCGGCGTAGCGTGGGCGGCAAACAAGCTGGGACAGAAGTCCGTCATCATGATGCCGAAAGGCTCGCAGAAGGCGCGTTTTGACAACATCCAAAAAGAGGGTGCGCTCACCACGATAGAAGAGCTCAACTACGACGACTGCGTGAGAAAGGCGGCAGAGGCCGCGTCAAAGACGCCCGGCGGAGTTGTCGTCCAGGACACTGCGTGGGACGGCTACGAAGAGATACCGGCGTGGATAATGCAGGGCTACGGCACGATGGCGATGGAGGCGGACGAACAGTTCACAAAAGCGACGGGCGCCGCGCCCACGCATGTGTTCATCCAGGCGGGCGTAGGGTCGCTCGCAGGCGCGGTCGCGGGATATTTTGCCAACATCTATCCGAAGAATACGCCGACTTTTGTCGTCGTAGAATCAAACAAGGCGGACTGCCTTTACAGATCGGCCGCCGCTGGCGACGGCTCAATACGCATCGTAGACGGCGACATGCAGACGATAATGGCGGGACTTGCCTGCGGCGAGCCGAACACCATATCGTGGAAAATCTTAAAAGACCAGGCGGCCGCCTTTGTTTCGCTGCCGGACTGGGCTGCGGCAGACGGTATGCGAGTGCTGGGCGCGCCGTTGGCAAATGACACCCGCGTCATATCTGGCGAATCTGGCGCGGCTCCGGCAGGCTTACTTCACGCGCTGATGACGGACGACGCGATGGAGGCGCTTCGCAGGGAACTTGCGATAGGCAGTGATTCAAGCATACTGCTCTTCTCCACAGAGGGCGACACCGACCCTGAGAATTACAGGCGCGTCGTATGGGACGGCGCCTACTCCAAAAATCAATAA
- a CDS encoding helix-turn-helix transcriptional regulator — protein sequence MQNTLTLDFLQRLAKGLAAQFGEDCEVVIHDLDSENKCSTIAAIENGHVTHREIGGGPSRVVLDALNSAPEALRDNYDYLTKSSDGRLIKSSTIYIRDDDGRPTGIFSINYDVTKLAMAEATIKGLLNITPPQQEPERIPQNVGELLDELIDGAVASVGKPVPMMKKEDKIKAVQYLKKNGAFQILKSGDRICKIFKISKFTLYNYIDISDSNN from the coding sequence ATGCAGAACACACTAACGCTGGATTTTCTTCAACGGCTTGCAAAGGGGCTGGCGGCGCAGTTCGGAGAGGACTGCGAGGTGGTCATCCATGATCTTGACTCTGAAAATAAATGCAGCACGATAGCCGCAATAGAAAACGGCCACGTCACGCACCGCGAAATAGGAGGAGGCCCTTCCCGCGTGGTGCTGGACGCCTTAAACAGCGCGCCTGAGGCGCTGCGCGACAATTACGACTACCTGACGAAAAGCTCCGACGGACGGCTTATAAAATCCTCCACTATCTATATAAGAGACGACGATGGACGCCCGACTGGAATATTCAGCATCAACTACGACGTGACGAAGCTTGCGATGGCGGAAGCCACTATCAAAGGACTTCTGAACATCACGCCGCCGCAGCAGGAGCCGGAGCGCATCCCGCAGAACGTCGGCGAGCTGCTTGATGAACTTATCGACGGCGCCGTGGCAAGCGTCGGAAAACCCGTTCCAATGATGAAAAAAGAGGACAAGATAAAGGCCGTCCAGTACCTCAAAAAAAACGGCGCCTTTCAGATATTGAAATCGGGCGACCGGATCTGCAAAATTTTTAAAATTTCAAAGTTTACGCTATACAACTACATCGACATATCAGATTCAAACAACTAA
- a CDS encoding FAD-dependent oxidoreductase has translation MALIYRRTKAYMPAELEELELAVKDGVIFRELLSPRSFRDGVLLCAKVKLGEPDESGRRSPIETDELVEIPADMVIAAVGEDVESELFTDNGIEVDGKGRAICGKDLDVNIENVYVAGDARRGPASVVEAIADARTAADAIARAEGLTPYGAPLTEGCCESEARVRKGMLAQAGDARFEPQRCLECSTVCENCADVCPNRANAVVTDAKGAPQVIHLDPLCNECGNCESFCPWSSAPYKDKFTFFADEKSFCDSSNSGWLPLGFGCYAVRLNGKIYKGALAELAKEIPSDITGLITAAQMQLIITGMINKHQNKTL, from the coding sequence GTGGCGCTCATCTATCGCAGGACGAAGGCCTACATGCCGGCGGAGCTAGAAGAACTTGAACTGGCGGTAAAGGACGGAGTCATATTCCGCGAGCTTTTGTCCCCGCGCAGCTTCCGCGACGGCGTGCTATTATGTGCGAAGGTCAAACTTGGCGAGCCGGACGAAAGCGGACGCCGTTCCCCGATAGAGACGGATGAGCTTGTTGAGATACCAGCCGACATGGTAATAGCCGCCGTCGGAGAAGATGTTGAAAGCGAGCTTTTCACCGACAACGGCATAGAGGTTGACGGCAAAGGCCGCGCGATATGCGGCAAAGATCTTGACGTAAACATAGAAAACGTCTACGTGGCCGGTGACGCAAGGCGCGGCCCGGCAAGCGTCGTAGAGGCGATAGCCGACGCAAGGACCGCAGCTGACGCAATAGCGCGCGCGGAGGGCCTTACGCCATACGGCGCGCCTCTGACTGAGGGCTGCTGTGAGTCAGAGGCCCGCGTCCGCAAAGGTATGCTTGCCCAAGCGGGCGACGCGCGGTTTGAACCTCAGCGCTGTCTTGAATGTTCCACAGTATGCGAGAACTGCGCAGACGTCTGCCCGAACCGCGCAAACGCCGTAGTGACCGACGCAAAGGGCGCGCCGCAGGTGATCCATCTGGACCCGCTGTGCAATGAATGCGGCAACTGTGAGAGCTTCTGCCCGTGGAGCAGCGCGCCTTATAAAGATAAATTTACCTTCTTTGCGGACGAAAAGAGTTTTTGCGACAGCTCAAATTCTGGCTGGCTGCCGCTTGGCTTTGGCTGCTACGCCGTGCGCCTGAACGGAAAGATCTATAAAGGCGCGCTTGCGGAGCTTGCGAAAGAAATTCCATCTGATATAACAGGGCTGATAACGGCGGCGCAAATGCAGCTCATAATCACCGGAATGATAAACAAACACCAGAACAAGACGCTTTAA
- the xdh gene encoding selenium-dependent xanthine dehydrogenase, which produces MGELYQFTVNGEAQETAQDKPLLRYLREDLKLHSVKDGCSEGACGTCTVIIDGKAVRSCVLSTKRAAGKTIVTTEGLTGGEKEAFVYAFGAMGSVQCGFCTPGMVMAGKALIDVNPDPPEEEIKKAIRGNVCRCTGYKKIIEGIQLAAAILRGERRIESALEEGGAFGVGARAFRIDVREKVLGYGEYVDDVEMEGMAHASAVRSQYPRARVIKIDAASARALPGVLAVLTAEDVPHNKVGHIQQDWDVMIAEGSVTRCVGDALCLVVAENEAVLAEAKKLIKIDYEPLEPVRCVSEAMAEGAPLVHEKGNLCQSRHVMRGDAKNALAGSKYVVTESYSTPFTEHAFLEPECAIAFPYKDGVKVYTSDQGVYDTRKEIAIMLGWEPERIVVENKLVGGGFGGKEDVSVQHIAVLAALKTGRPVKVKLSRNESIAFHPKRHAMEGTFTLGCDENGLFTGLDCEIYFDTGAYASLCGPVLERACTHSVGPYCYQNTDIRGYGYYTNNPPAGAFRGFGVCQSEFALESTINLLAEKAGLSPWEIRWRNAIEPGRILPNGQIADRSTAMKETLEAVREVYEKNAGRAGIACAMKNAGVGVGLPDKGRAKLVVRDGVVEIYAAASEIGQGCATVFVQMVSEAAGLCRTKIKNMGSSSELAPDSGTTSGSRQTLITGEAVRMAAAQLASAMREADGDVTALEGREFYAEYFEPTDPLGSQKPNPKSHIAYGFATHVVILDDEGRVKEVYAAHDSGKVVNPTAIQGQIEGGVLMGLGYALTERFDLKDCVPQNKFGTLGLLRADQIPEIHAIYVEKKELLDAAYGAKGIGEISAIPSAPAAAGAYYAKDGLFRRKLPMEKTFYSKDK; this is translated from the coding sequence ATGGGAGAGTTATATCAATTCACCGTAAATGGAGAGGCCCAAGAAACTGCCCAAGACAAGCCGCTTCTGCGTTATCTGCGCGAAGACCTTAAACTGCATTCCGTAAAGGACGGATGCAGCGAGGGCGCGTGCGGCACCTGCACGGTAATAATAGACGGAAAGGCGGTGCGCTCCTGCGTACTCTCTACAAAAAGGGCCGCCGGTAAAACTATCGTGACGACAGAAGGACTGACCGGCGGCGAAAAAGAGGCCTTCGTCTACGCCTTCGGCGCGATGGGCTCCGTGCAGTGCGGCTTCTGCACCCCGGGAATGGTGATGGCCGGAAAGGCGCTGATAGACGTCAATCCAGACCCGCCAGAAGAAGAGATAAAAAAGGCGATACGCGGAAACGTCTGCCGCTGCACCGGATATAAAAAAATAATAGAAGGCATACAGCTTGCCGCGGCGATACTGCGCGGCGAAAGACGGATAGAAAGCGCGCTTGAAGAAGGCGGCGCTTTCGGCGTAGGAGCGCGCGCCTTTCGCATAGACGTGCGCGAAAAAGTCCTGGGCTATGGAGAATATGTGGACGACGTGGAGATGGAGGGCATGGCTCATGCCTCAGCGGTCCGTTCACAGTACCCGCGCGCCCGCGTCATCAAGATCGACGCGGCCTCCGCGCGTGCGCTGCCCGGAGTGCTTGCCGTGCTTACGGCGGAGGATGTCCCGCACAATAAGGTAGGACACATCCAGCAGGACTGGGATGTGATGATAGCCGAAGGTTCCGTGACGAGGTGCGTCGGCGACGCCCTCTGCCTTGTTGTCGCGGAAAACGAAGCGGTGCTCGCCGAGGCAAAAAAACTCATAAAGATAGACTATGAACCGCTTGAGCCGGTGCGGTGCGTGAGTGAGGCGATGGCCGAAGGCGCGCCGCTCGTTCACGAAAAGGGCAACCTCTGCCAGTCTCGCCACGTCATGCGCGGCGACGCAAAGAACGCACTCGCCGGGTCAAAATATGTTGTGACGGAGAGCTACAGCACGCCGTTCACGGAACATGCCTTTTTGGAGCCGGAATGCGCGATAGCCTTTCCGTATAAAGACGGAGTCAAGGTCTACACCTCCGACCAGGGGGTATACGACACGCGCAAAGAGATAGCCATAATGCTTGGCTGGGAGCCTGAGCGCATCGTTGTGGAAAACAAGCTTGTCGGCGGCGGCTTCGGAGGCAAGGAGGATGTATCCGTGCAGCACATAGCAGTACTCGCCGCGCTGAAGACCGGACGGCCCGTCAAGGTGAAGCTGTCAAGAAACGAGTCAATAGCCTTTCACCCGAAGCGGCACGCGATGGAAGGGACGTTCACGCTCGGCTGTGACGAAAACGGCCTCTTTACCGGGCTAGACTGTGAGATATATTTTGACACAGGGGCCTACGCCTCGCTCTGCGGACCGGTGCTAGAACGAGCCTGCACTCACTCCGTTGGGCCCTACTGCTACCAGAACACAGACATACGCGGCTATGGGTACTACACAAACAACCCGCCCGCCGGCGCCTTTCGAGGCTTCGGCGTCTGCCAGAGCGAATTTGCGCTGGAATCGACCATCAATCTACTTGCTGAAAAGGCCGGCCTGTCTCCGTGGGAAATACGGTGGCGCAACGCGATAGAGCCTGGGCGCATACTGCCCAATGGACAGATAGCCGACCGTTCCACCGCGATGAAAGAGACGCTTGAAGCCGTGCGTGAAGTCTACGAGAAAAACGCGGGGCGCGCCGGCATCGCCTGTGCAATGAAAAACGCCGGCGTTGGCGTAGGGCTGCCGGACAAAGGGCGCGCCAAGCTCGTCGTGCGGGACGGCGTGGTCGAAATATATGCCGCAGCCTCCGAGATAGGGCAGGGCTGCGCCACGGTCTTTGTACAGATGGTCTCTGAAGCCGCAGGGCTGTGCCGTACGAAGATAAAAAATATGGGCAGCAGCTCAGAGCTTGCGCCGGATTCCGGCACCACCTCCGGCTCACGCCAGACGCTGATAACTGGTGAGGCGGTGCGCATGGCAGCAGCACAGCTTGCTTCGGCAATGCGCGAAGCGGACGGTGACGTTACCGCACTTGAAGGCAGAGAATTTTACGCCGAATACTTTGAGCCGACCGACCCGCTCGGTTCGCAGAAGCCAAACCCAAAGAGCCACATAGCCTACGGATTTGCAACGCACGTCGTCATACTCGACGACGAAGGCCGCGTCAAAGAGGTCTACGCCGCGCACGACTCCGGCAAAGTCGTCAACCCCACCGCGATACAGGGGCAGATAGAGGGAGGCGTCCTAATGGGGCTTGGCTACGCGCTTACTGAAAGGTTTGATTTGAAGGACTGCGTGCCGCAGAATAAGTTTGGCACGCTGGGCCTGCTTAGGGCCGACCAGATACCGGAGATACACGCCATATACGTCGAAAAAAAGGAGCTGCTTGACGCGGCCTACGGAGCAAAGGGAATAGGTGAAATAAGCGCCATCCCAAGCGCCCCGGCGGCGGCCGGCGCCTACTACGCAAAAGACGGCCTCTTTAGAAGAAAGCTGCCGATGGAAAAGACCTTTTATTCCAAGGACAAATAG
- a CDS encoding YgeY family selenium metabolism-linked hydrolase: MDFNAIKKAAESYRGDMTKFLRDLVAIPGESCGEEFVIKRIAQEMEKVGFDKVEIDPMGNVLGYMGNGEKLIGFDAHIDTVGLGELSNWKFDPYEGYENETEIGGRGTSDQLGGIVSSVYGAKIMKELGLLSDKYKVLVTGTVQEEDCDGLCWQYIINEDKVRPEFVVITEPTDGNIYRGQRGRMEIRVEVKGVSCHGSAPERGDNAIYKMAEIINEVKALNCRLHTDPFLGKGTLAVSEIFYNSPSRCAVADMCAISIDRRLTDGETWELALDEIRALASVQKYNAEVTMYKYSRPSWRGLSYPTECFFPTWVLPEEHEATQAVAESFRGMYGDPFVDKWTFSTNGVSIMGRFGIPCIGFGPGKEAQAHAPNEITWKDDLVKCAAVYAAVPALYCK; encoded by the coding sequence ATGGATTTCAACGCAATAAAAAAGGCGGCTGAGAGTTACAGGGGCGACATGACAAAGTTTCTGCGCGATCTTGTGGCGATACCGGGCGAAAGCTGCGGCGAAGAGTTTGTAATAAAGCGCATCGCGCAGGAGATGGAAAAGGTCGGCTTTGACAAAGTTGAGATAGACCCTATGGGCAACGTGCTCGGCTATATGGGAAACGGAGAAAAGTTGATAGGCTTTGACGCCCACATCGACACGGTCGGCCTTGGCGAGCTTTCAAACTGGAAGTTCGACCCGTACGAGGGCTATGAGAACGAGACTGAAATCGGCGGACGCGGCACGAGCGACCAGCTCGGCGGCATAGTGTCAAGCGTCTATGGCGCGAAAATAATGAAGGAGCTGGGGCTGCTCTCCGATAAATACAAGGTGCTGGTGACGGGCACCGTCCAGGAAGAGGACTGCGACGGCCTCTGCTGGCAGTACATCATAAACGAGGACAAAGTGAGGCCGGAGTTCGTAGTCATAACGGAACCTACGGACGGCAACATCTACCGCGGTCAGCGCGGACGCATGGAGATACGCGTCGAGGTAAAGGGCGTCTCCTGCCACGGCTCCGCCCCTGAACGCGGGGACAACGCCATATACAAGATGGCTGAGATAATAAACGAGGTGAAGGCGCTCAACTGCCGCCTGCACACAGACCCGTTCCTCGGCAAAGGCACGCTTGCGGTGTCAGAAATTTTCTACAATTCGCCGTCACGCTGCGCTGTGGCGGACATGTGCGCCATTTCTATAGACAGACGACTGACGGACGGTGAGACATGGGAGCTGGCGCTGGATGAGATCCGCGCGCTCGCCTCGGTACAGAAATACAACGCAGAGGTAACTATGTACAAATATTCGCGCCCAAGCTGGCGCGGCCTCTCCTACCCCACGGAATGCTTCTTCCCCACATGGGTATTGCCGGAGGAACATGAAGCGACGCAGGCTGTGGCCGAATCTTTCCGCGGCATGTACGGCGACCCGTTTGTAGACAAGTGGACCTTTTCCACAAACGGCGTCTCAATAATGGGACGCTTCGGCATACCGTGCATCGGCTTTGGCCCCGGCAAAGAGGCTCAGGCCCACGCGCCGAACGAAATAACATGGAAAGACGACCTCGTAAAATGCGCCGCAGTCTACGCCGCGGTGCCGGCGCTCTACTGCAAATAA
- a CDS encoding proline iminopeptidase-family hydrolase, with protein sequence MVMHVTTEYVNVPGGFVSLTKLGEDNTQRIPALYIHGGPGGNFYSFKPMAEMLAEHHTMYMYNQLGSDEANHTGEESLWTPDRYIETLEAVVGGIGAQKLHLIGHSWGAYLAAEYLLRTQNTAIASITMVSPLLSTELWIRDAKLRLSELGNNYLASVELCESQVHFDNLLYQKIIGEYNRNFHFRREHLSSYSQPGAFEPKTDSGMKVFRYMWGPSEFTCTGILKDIDLTARLHEIKIPVMFVCGEFDQVRQTTCEYFRSLIPGSRMAIIPDASQTSYLEQPKIFYWTLRNFYERF encoded by the coding sequence ATGGTGATGCATGTCACAACAGAATATGTGAACGTACCGGGAGGTTTTGTCTCTCTTACAAAGCTCGGTGAAGATAACACGCAAAGAATACCGGCGCTCTATATCCACGGTGGCCCGGGCGGAAATTTTTATTCGTTTAAGCCAATGGCTGAGATGCTGGCGGAGCATCATACGATGTACATGTACAATCAGCTTGGAAGCGACGAGGCAAACCACACAGGCGAAGAATCTCTCTGGACGCCTGATCGGTATATCGAGACGCTTGAAGCTGTCGTAGGGGGCATAGGCGCGCAAAAACTTCACCTCATAGGGCATTCATGGGGAGCCTACCTCGCGGCGGAATATCTTTTGCGCACGCAAAATACGGCCATAGCCTCTATCACAATGGTGAGTCCTCTGTTGAGCACGGAATTATGGATACGCGACGCAAAGCTGCGTCTTTCCGAGTTAGGAAACAACTACTTGGCCTCTGTAGAGCTTTGCGAGAGCCAGGTGCATTTCGACAATCTGCTCTATCAAAAAATAATCGGCGAATACAACAGGAATTTCCACTTCCGCAGGGAACACCTTTCAAGCTACAGTCAGCCGGGCGCATTTGAACCTAAGACGGACTCCGGCATGAAGGTATTCAGATATATGTGGGGGCCGAGTGAATTTACCTGCACCGGCATATTAAAAGATATAGACCTCACAGCGCGCCTGCATGAGATAAAGATACCGGTGATGTTCGTCTGCGGCGAGTTCGACCAGGTGAGGCAGACGACATGCGAGTATTTCCGCTCGCTGATACCTGGCTCAAGGATGGCGATAATCCCAGACGCCTCTCAGACCTCGTATCTTGAACAGCCGAAAATTTTTTACTGGACGCTGCGCAACTTCTACGAGCGTTTCTGA
- the ygfK gene encoding putative selenate reductase subunit YgfK, whose product MSDRMTPIPFDLMMRQILDDMKGGRGVFGVHRAFCAREGSALPFMGGELETPFGPAAGPHTQLAQNIVCAYFAGARFFELKTVQTLDGEDLPVAKPCIDARDECYNVEWSTELTVPQAMEEYIKAWYAIKLLAKEYGLGGAGGFAFNMSVGYDFEGITSPKIDGFIEGLKDAGKTAVWRECESWALANVDGFANVDAEYIKAISRRVCDSITLSTLHGCPPHEIERIASYLITEKKLNTFIKCNPTLLGYEFARMKLDELGFSYIQFDDRHFREDMQFKDAVAMIERLMPLAEEAGVAFGVKLTNTFPVDNPNDLLAGDEMYMSGRALFPLTLEAARRLSTAFDGRLRISWSGGADAENIAALCFAGIWPVTLATTLLKPGGYQRLTQLAESHLLSSGLSFTGVDNEKLKKLAAEASLDKKYRKPAKPAPSRKIEKSVPLTDCFIAPCEEGCPINQDVPEYLRLAGDGRFTDALSVILDKNPLPFITGTICNHRCMSKCTRNFYEEPVEIRAVKLLCAENGLEGALLALPRPAVHSDAKAAIIGGGPAGMAAAYFLGRNGIKATVFEKSSDFGGVVKRIIPDFRIAGDAIENDVKIASAFGAEFVANAPRYSVDELKKAGFKYVIMANGAWKHGKLKLKEGETTDVFDFLEKYKNGECGEVGESASPESRRWRSSIAGRRPTCRRS is encoded by the coding sequence ATGAGTGACAGAATGACTCCAATACCGTTTGATCTGATGATGCGCCAAATACTGGATGATATGAAGGGCGGCCGCGGTGTTTTCGGCGTGCACAGAGCCTTTTGCGCGCGGGAGGGCTCGGCTCTGCCGTTTATGGGAGGCGAGCTTGAAACGCCCTTTGGCCCCGCCGCCGGGCCGCATACGCAGCTTGCGCAGAACATCGTCTGCGCCTATTTCGCCGGGGCGCGCTTTTTTGAATTAAAGACTGTGCAGACGCTGGACGGGGAAGACCTTCCCGTCGCGAAGCCCTGCATAGACGCACGCGACGAATGTTACAACGTGGAGTGGTCCACAGAGCTTACCGTCCCTCAGGCGATGGAGGAATACATCAAGGCATGGTATGCGATAAAGCTGCTGGCGAAGGAATACGGCCTTGGCGGCGCCGGCGGTTTTGCCTTCAACATGAGCGTAGGCTATGATTTTGAGGGCATAACGTCGCCTAAAATAGACGGCTTCATTGAAGGGCTGAAAGACGCTGGAAAAACTGCCGTCTGGAGAGAATGCGAGTCGTGGGCGCTTGCAAACGTAGACGGCTTCGCAAATGTAGACGCCGAATATATAAAGGCTATTTCGCGCCGCGTATGCGATTCAATAACGCTCTCCACGCTGCACGGCTGTCCGCCTCACGAGATAGAGCGCATAGCCTCCTACCTCATCACAGAAAAGAAACTGAACACCTTCATAAAATGCAACCCGACTCTGCTTGGCTATGAATTTGCGCGGATGAAGCTGGACGAGCTAGGCTTCTCCTACATTCAGTTCGACGACAGGCATTTCCGCGAGGATATGCAGTTCAAAGACGCCGTGGCGATGATAGAACGGCTCATGCCGCTTGCGGAAGAGGCGGGAGTCGCCTTTGGAGTGAAGCTGACGAACACCTTCCCGGTGGATAATCCTAATGACCTCCTCGCCGGAGATGAAATGTACATGTCGGGCCGCGCGCTCTTCCCCCTGACGCTTGAGGCGGCGCGAAGACTTTCAACCGCCTTTGACGGCAGACTGCGCATCTCATGGTCTGGCGGCGCCGACGCGGAGAACATAGCCGCGCTCTGCTTCGCCGGGATTTGGCCCGTGACGCTCGCTACGACGCTGCTTAAGCCGGGAGGCTATCAAAGGCTGACGCAGCTTGCTGAAAGCCATCTTTTGAGCAGTGGTCTTTCCTTTACCGGGGTGGATAATGAAAAATTAAAAAAACTGGCGGCGGAGGCGTCGCTTGACAAAAAATATAGAAAACCGGCAAAGCCTGCCCCGTCAAGAAAAATAGAAAAAAGCGTGCCGCTCACAGACTGCTTTATAGCGCCGTGCGAGGAGGGGTGTCCGATAAATCAGGACGTGCCAGAGTATCTGCGTCTTGCCGGCGACGGCAGATTCACCGACGCGCTCTCCGTAATCCTCGACAAAAACCCTCTGCCCTTCATAACCGGGACTATCTGCAATCACCGCTGCATGAGCAAATGCACGAGAAATTTCTACGAAGAGCCGGTCGAGATACGCGCGGTAAAGCTGCTTTGCGCGGAAAACGGCCTTGAAGGCGCTCTGCTTGCGCTCCCGCGTCCCGCAGTCCACAGTGATGCTAAAGCCGCGATAATCGGCGGCGGCCCCGCTGGAATGGCGGCGGCCTATTTCCTGGGGCGCAACGGCATAAAGGCAACTGTCTTTGAAAAAAGCTCCGATTTTGGCGGCGTGGTGAAGAGGATAATACCCGATTTCAGGATAGCGGGCGACGCCATCGAAAACGACGTAAAAATAGCCTCCGCGTTTGGCGCGGAGTTTGTGGCAAACGCTCCACGCTACAGCGTCGACGAGCTGAAAAAGGCCGGCTTCAAATACGTGATAATGGCAAACGGGGCATGGAAGCACGGAAAGCTCAAACTAAAAGAGGGCGAAACGACGGACGTTTTTGATTTCCTTGAAAAATATAAAAACGGCGAATGCGGCGAGGTCGGGGAAAGCGCATCCCCGGAGTCCAGAAGGTGGCGCTCATCTATCGCAGGACGAAGGCCTACATGCCGGCGGAGCTAG
- the ygeW gene encoding knotted carbamoyltransferase YgeW has translation MSLMKNYISKLNGLDFADMYNNDFFLTWEKCRSEIDAVFTVADALRTLRSNNISPRIFDSGLAISLFRDNSTRTRFSFASAANLLGLEVQDLDEGKSQVAHGETVRETANMISFMADVIGIRDDMYIGKGNSYMHKIVDSVKEGYKDGILEQRPTLVNLQCDIDHPTQTMADTLHVIHELGGIENLKGKKVAMTWAYSPSYGKPLSVPQGVIGLMTRFGMDVVLAHPEGYEVMDEVEEVAKINAAASGGSFRKTNCMEEAFQGADIVYPKSWAPFTAMEKRTDLYGAGDFAGIDKLEKELLAHNAQFKNWECTEEMMKSTKDGRALYLHCLPADITGVSCAQGEVAASVFDRYRVPLYKQASFKPYIIAAMIFLGKMKDPQAALASLEKKNNARLMQ, from the coding sequence ATGTCACTTATGAAAAACTATATAAGCAAACTTAACGGCCTTGACTTTGCGGATATGTACAATAACGACTTCTTTCTCACATGGGAGAAGTGCCGTTCCGAGATCGACGCGGTCTTCACCGTAGCCGACGCGCTGAGGACGCTGCGCTCAAACAACATCTCGCCGCGCATATTCGACAGCGGCCTTGCGATTTCTCTCTTCCGCGACAACTCGACGCGCACGCGTTTTTCCTTCGCCTCCGCCGCAAACCTGCTCGGCCTCGAAGTGCAGGACCTGGACGAGGGCAAGTCGCAGGTGGCCCACGGAGAGACCGTCCGTGAGACGGCGAACATGATATCGTTCATGGCGGACGTCATAGGCATCCGCGACGACATGTACATCGGCAAAGGCAACAGCTACATGCACAAGATTGTCGACTCCGTAAAAGAGGGCTACAAGGACGGCATACTCGAGCAGCGCCCGACGCTCGTAAACCTCCAGTGCGACATAGACCACCCCACTCAGACGATGGCCGACACTCTGCACGTCATCCACGAACTTGGCGGCATTGAAAATCTAAAGGGCAAAAAAGTGGCCATGACATGGGCCTACTCCCCCTCCTACGGCAAACCGCTCTCCGTCCCGCAGGGCGTCATCGGGCTTATGACACGTTTTGGCATGGACGTCGTGCTGGCCCATCCCGAGGGCTACGAGGTAATGGACGAGGTCGAAGAGGTGGCGAAGATAAACGCGGCGGCCTCCGGCGGCTCCTTCCGCAAGACAAACTGCATGGAAGAGGCCTTCCAGGGCGCGGACATCGTTTACCCGAAGAGCTGGGCGCCCTTTACGGCGATGGAAAAACGCACCGACCTTTACGGCGCGGGCGATTTCGCAGGCATCGACAAGCTGGAAAAAGAGCTGCTCGCCCACAACGCGCAGTTCAAAAACTGGGAATGCACGGAAGAGATGATGAAGAGCACCAAAGATGGGCGCGCGCTCTATCTGCACTGCCTGCCGGCCGACATCACAGGCGTCAGCTGCGCGCAGGGCGAAGTCGCCGCAAGCGTCTTTGACCGCTATCGCGTGCCTCTTTACAAACAGGCCAGCTTCAAGCCTTACATCATAGCGGCGATGATCTTCCTTGGCAAAATGAAAGACCCGCAGGCCGCTCTTGCGTCGCTTGAAAAGAAAAATAACGCGCGCCTTATGCAGTAG